TATAACCATTGTTCATCTCACCGATAATCCATTCCACACCCCCATCGGCAAGAACGACCGCCCGTCGCTGGGTGAAATCTGTTGTAGTTACAGCAAGCTGATGAACCGAAGCTACTTGCACCTTTGAGCCCGCCCCCGCGAAGACCTCCGTCACACCGTTATGCAATACCTTGACATCATCACCACTCGATACACAATTATCCACATAAGTAATCTTGCTGTTGCTCCCTGCCACAATTAAGACGTGAGGAGCAAAACACACACCGCTTGTATCGTTAAGAAAGATCGCTTGAATAGGTGCTTCAACCTCTACACCGTCTGGGACATATAGAAAAACGCCACCACTCCATAAGGCACTGTGTGCAGCAGATAAACGATGTTCTTCTGGCTTTACTGCCTGAAAGAGATAACGTTGAACCAGCTCCTCATGCTCTTTTGCCGCAGTATGCAGATCCGTTAAAATGACTCCCTGGGCGGCTAAGCTCTCGGACAATTTCGTATACACTACATCCGAGTTGAGCTGAACGATTAGTCCGCCTTTCACCGGAGAAGCAACCAAACCTCGAACAACCTCCGGCGCTTCCTCCAAACTAGACCACGCATTCTCAGCTTTGTAATCTCCACTTTCGTAGATATCCCATTTTTCAAGATTGATTTTCTCCACTTTAGGCAACTCCAGCGTCCCTGCCAGTTCGAGTGCATGAACGCGGCGTTCAATCAGCCAACGAGGTTCATCCTTAGCGCTTGACCATGCGCGTAAATCGTCCACATTCATTGAAACTCTAGCTTGTATATCCACGTGCTGTTCCTCCTCTCCGGCTTTTAAGCATCCCTTACCGTCTCATCCGTAATCCCAAGTTCCTCCTTCACCCAATCGTACCCTTCAGCCTCCAAACGGTGGGCAAGCTCCGGACCGCCAGATTTAACTATCCGGCCTTGCATCATGACATGCACAAAATCCGGGGTAATATAATTCAACAGTCGTTGATAATGGGTGATGATTAAAAAGCCTCTATCCGGGCTGCGCATCTCATTTACGCCATTGGCCACAATACGCAGTGCATCAATATCAAGCCCTGAGTCCACTTCATCCAGGATCACAAACTTGGGTTCAAGTAGCATCATTTGCAAAATCTCATTCCGCTTTTTTTCACCGCCAGAGAATCCCTCATTCAAATAACGATGCACAAATTCCGGGTTCATCTCCAGCCCCTTCATTTTGCTCTCCATTTCACGGATAAAACGGATTAGGGATATCTCATCGCCTTCTTCACGCCGTGCATTGATGGCACTTCTGAGAAAATCCGAGTTGGTCACGCCAGCAATTTCACTTGGGTATTGCATAGCGAGGAACAAGCCTGCCTGGGCACGCTCATCCACCTCCATCTCCAGAAGGTCTTCATTGTCCAATGTCACCTTACCGCCAGTAACCTCATATTTGGGATGGCCCATTAAAGCTGAAGCCAATGTACTTTTTCCCGTCCCATTAGGCCCCATAATCGCATGAATCTCTCCGCCATGAATCTCCAGTGTGAGCCCTTTTAAAATTTCTTTCCCTTCAATCTTGGATCTTAATTCCTCAATCTTTAATGTCGTCATTTATCGTAAACTTCCCTTCGGAGTATTCTTCGGCACGCGCCACCAAATCACTCATAAATTTTCCAATAGTCTGCAGCTCAACCTCTGAATAGGATTCAATGAATTGGTAAAACCTTTCTTCTTTTTCTTTGTGCATTTCTTTATGCAAATGATAAACGTGTCTTCCCTTATCCGTTAAACTAAAGTAAATCTCCTTACGATTGCTGTTCAGTTGACTTCTCATAATGAAGCCCATTTCCAGCAGCTTTGCACTAATTTTAGTAATGCTAGCTTTGGACAACCCCATCTTCTCCACAATCCCGGTATGATTTATCGGTTCATAATCACCAATGCAATCAATAACGTGCACACTAGTAATATTGTTGGAAAGCATGTCAATCTGGTACTTTCTGGCCTGTTGCCGAAACGAGTTAAATTCTTGTTCAGTATACAGCTCATTCAGATGTAGCATTTTAATATATTGCTCGTAAAGATGACCTTTAAAATGATTTTGAAACTCCAATTTCCCAATCTCCCCTCTTTTGTAGTAGTTGAGACCAAGTTCAGTGTCTCCATTAGATCTTTTTGTTCACTAGTAAACAAAATTATATTAACACAATTGATATTGATAATCAATATCAATTGTGTTAAATGTGACGTAATTTTGAAGTCGCATTTCACGGGTTTGTTGTCATTGTCATAGGCCTCATGCTGTGTTTTTACTAGGGCACGTCCCGGAAATAGTTTTAAATACCTCTGATCAATCCTGCTTTGCGGGGGTTGAACAATGGAACCAATTCGGCAGCATCCGGATGGATCTGGTAACCGAAGCCAAGTCCAATACCGTTGCCTATGAACGTCATGGTACACCTGCCACAGACTGGGGTCGCTACCGTAAAAAGAGGACGAAGGTGGTGCTTGGCCGAGCTGTTTTAAAGCTGTATCGCCGCGTTTGAGTACGCTATCGCGAGCATGTATGGCAATGAATAATCCGTCAGTTACCTGTGTCTGGATATGTTATGGGGCCAAAGAGTAACCAAAAACTGTGGTTTTTGCTGGTGAATCCGAACAGGCGATCCTCCATTCTAGCCAGCACCGATCTGACACTGGAGACAACCTAGATCATTGAACTTTATACCGCCCGGTTCAAAAACAAATGTACCTTCTGGGCGCTAAAGCAATCCATCGGCGGATTCGGCTACCACTTTTGTAGCAAATCCATTCCGAAGCTCAACCGGTATTTGAAAAAGGATCGGGTTCACCCTCTGGAGGTGTTGGAAGAGGAGAAAGCGCAACGGGACATCCGCCTAACTGTAAAGATGAGAATGGTAAACGATAACCAAAATGGATCCCTACGGGGCTTAAGATAAAAGGAACCAAGAAAAGAGCCGAAATCTTGCTTCAGGAAGCCAGGAAGAATTCTCATATGGAAGGACAAGCACTCGCGGTTGAATACGAAGATATGCTGTAAGAGTAAAAGCGGCTACTCCATCCGGTAATCTGCCACTGGTGGACACGTTCTATGAGCTTCTGATTCGTATGAAGGAATAACAGGAATCCTATCGCTTATCTTCTGACAATTCTTATTGTCTTGAGTACCTGGAGTATATTTATGTAGATGTATTAGGGGTAAGTATGAAAGAAGTTCAGGAATGGTTAGGCCACAGCGATTATGCAACAACGGCAAATATTTATTCGCATTTGGAATACAACTCAAAGGTGTCTTCAGCTCAAGCAATGAGTGGGGTACTAAAGCTCAAATAAAAAAAGCTCACTAGAGAATGTCTCTAATGAACTCTTTTAGTTAATACCGGCGAGAGGACTCGAACCTCCACGGTTTCCCACTCGATTTTGAGTCGAGCGCGTCTGCCATTCCGCCACGCCGGCGTATTCAATTATGGAGGCGCCACCCAGATTTGAACTGGGGAATAAAGCTTTTGCAGAGCTTTGCCTTACCACTTGGCTATGGCGCCAGAGTGTAACAAAGCGGACGACGGGAATCGAACCCGCGACCCTCGCCTTGGCAAGGCGATGCTCTACCGCTGAGCCACGTCCGCATAAAGATGGCTGGGGATATAGGATTTGAACCTATGCATGACGGAGTCAAAGTCCGTTGCCTTACCGCTTGGCTAATCCCCAATAAGTAAAGGGCGGCCGATGGGGCTTGAACCCACGAATGCCGGAGTCACAGTCCGGTGCGTTAACCACTTCGCCACGACCGCCGCAAGTAATGAATAATTGGCAGGGGCAGCAGGAATTGAACCCACACCAACGGTTTTGGAGACCGTTGTTCTACCTTTAAACTATGCCCCTATAAAACTGGTGGAGGATGATGGATTCGAACCACCGAACCCGTAAGGGAGCAGATTTACAGTCTGATGCGTTTGGCCACTTCGCTAATCCTCCAAAAATGGTGCCGGCGAGAGGACTTGAACCCCCAACCTACTGATTACAAGTCAGTTGCTCTACCAGTTGAGCTACACCGGCACATAAAATATTCAATTAAAAGTGGCTCGGGACGGAATCGAACCGCCGACACGAGGATTTTCAGTCCTCTGCTCTACCGACTGAGCTACCGAGCCTTAGAATAAGGCCCTTCATTACACGTTATAATACTAATGGCGGAACTGACGGGATTCGAACCCGCGATCTCCTGCGTGACAGGCAGGCATGTTAGGCCTCTACACCACAGTTCCATAATAATTTTTAATTGGTTGCGGGGGCAGGATTTGAACCTGCGACCTTCGGGTTATGAGCCCGACGAGCTACCGAACTGCTCCACCCCGCGACAATAATAAATATTTATTTTCCAAATGGTGGAGGCTGAGGGGCTCGAACCCCCGACCCTCTGCTTGTAAGGCAGATGCTCTCCCAGCTGAGCTAAGCCTCCACACCGAAACACTTTTCATATTATATCATAATAAACTTTTTATTGCAAGTTTTTTATGATATTTTTATGACCCGTAGGGGATTCGAACCCCTGTTACCTCCGTGAAAGGGAGGTGTCTTAACCCCTTGACCAACGGGCCATGCTACAAATGAATTATGGCGGAGAGAGAGGGATTCGAACCCTCGAGACGCTTTTGGCGCCTACACGATTTCCAATCGTGCTCCTTCGGCCAACTCGGACACCTCTCCATATGGCTCCCCGAACAGGACTCGAACCTGTGACAACTCGATTAACAGTCGAGTGCTCTACCAACTGAGCTATCAGGGAATATTAAGCATTTGTTTCAAGGTTACACCCTGAAAACTGGATCCGAAACTTATTTGCGTTTTATCTTAGGATAAGCCCTCGACCGATTAGTATTGGTCAGCTCCATGCATTACTGCACTTCCACCCCCAACCTATCTACCTCGTCGTCTTCAAGGGGTCTTACATACTGGGAAATCTCATCTTGAGGGGGGCTTCACGCTTAGATGCTTTCAGCGCTTATCCCTTCCGTACATAGCTACCCAGCGGTGCTCCTGGCGGAACAACTGGTACACCAGCGGTACGTCCATCCCGGTCCTCTCGTACTAAGGACAGCTCCTCTCAAATTTCCTACGCCCACGACAGATAGGGACCGAACTGTCTCACGACGTTCTGAACCCAGCTCGCGTACCGCTTTAATGGGCGAACAGCCCAACCCTTGGGACCTACTTCAGCCCCAGGATGCGATGAGCCGACATCGAGGTGCCAAACCTCCCCGTCGATGTGG
The Paenibacillus peoriae DNA segment above includes these coding regions:
- a CDS encoding MarR family transcriptional regulator, yielding MEFQNHFKGHLYEQYIKMLHLNELYTEQEFNSFRQQARKYQIDMLSNNITSVHVIDCIGDYEPINHTGIVEKMGLSKASITKISAKLLEMGFIMRSQLNSNRKEIYFSLTDKGRHVYHLHKEMHKEKEERFYQFIESYSEVELQTIGKFMSDLVARAEEYSEGKFTINDDIKD
- the sufC gene encoding Fe-S cluster assembly ATPase SufC → MTTLKIEELRSKIEGKEILKGLTLEIHGGEIHAIMGPNGTGKSTLASALMGHPKYEVTGGKVTLDNEDLLEMEVDERAQAGLFLAMQYPSEIAGVTNSDFLRSAINARREEGDEISLIRFIREMESKMKGLEMNPEFVHRYLNEGFSGGEKKRNEILQMMLLEPKFVILDEVDSGLDIDALRIVANGVNEMRSPDRGFLIITHYQRLLNYITPDFVHVMMQGRIVKSGGPELAHRLEAEGYDWVKEELGITDETVRDA
- the sufD gene encoding Fe-S cluster assembly protein SufD, which gives rise to MDIQARVSMNVDDLRAWSSAKDEPRWLIERRVHALELAGTLELPKVEKINLEKWDIYESGDYKAENAWSSLEEAPEVVRGLVASPVKGGLIVQLNSDVVYTKLSESLAAQGVILTDLHTAAKEHEELVQRYLFQAVKPEEHRLSAAHSALWSGGVFLYVPDGVEVEAPIQAIFLNDTSGVCFAPHVLIVAGSNSKITYVDNCVSSGDDVKVLHNGVTEVFAGAGSKVQVASVHQLAVTTTDFTQRRAVVLADGGVEWIIGEMNNGYTVSDTKTLLQGNGAVSDNKVIAIGTGNQKSSYTTQAQHFGRSSVSQMITRAVMLEEATAIINGITKIEKGATHCDGQQTERVLMLSPKARGDANPILLIDEDDVTAGHAASVGQVNAEQIYYLMSRGISRSEAEHLVIFGFLAPVISEIPLEGVRSRLKDLVESKLGRS